GGATTCCATAGGTAAGTGCTGGGAGCAGCAAGCGGCCAGGCGCTTGGCCAGGGGATTTAGTGCTAGAGAGTGGCAATCAGGGCCAGAACCCCCAGGCCAGGTGGCTGGGGCCATCAGGGCCAGGccggaggggagcagggggctgggtgtctgGGGCCATTGGGGCCAggccagaggggagcagggggctgggtgtctgGGGCCATTGGGGCCAggccagaggggagcagggggctgggtggcTGGGGCGATTGGGACCAGGCCGGAGGGTAGCAGGTGGCTGGGGCGATTGGGGCCAGGctagaggggagcagggggctgggtggctggggccatcggggccaggctggaggggagcagggggccgGGTGGCTGGGGCAATTGGGGCCTACCCAGAGGGTAGAGGGGCCTGAGTGCAGTCACGTGTCCAGGGCACTGGGAGGAGCAGCCAGTGCTGGCGGGGGGccctgtgtgtggggtggggcccAATGGGCTGTGACACTCCCTGCTGAGTGATGCGGCCCGTAGCGTGGGGGACACTCCGGTCCATTGGTGGGGCCAGAGCTAGCTGTGACGTGTTGCTAACACCGTCCCCGCCGGCTCTCTCTGCGCCCTGTGCCCAGACGAGGCCTCAGGCTGGCCCACCCTGATCTTCTGGCTGCTCAACGTGCTGGTCGTGCTGGGAGCCTTCGTCCGGCTCTTCATCTACGGTGAGCCTGTCACCCGCCCCCACTCGGAGTCGTCCATCCTCTTCTGGAGGCACCGCAAGCAGGCAGACCTGGACCTGGCCCGGGTAAGGAGCAGCACTGGCTGGCTGCGCCCTGGGaagggggctccgggctcccaTTGCCTCAGGGCAGGACCCAGCCCGGAGCCTTATGCATCCACCCCAGGTTGGCCCTGGTTTGATTTCTCCTTCCTACTCACTAGGCGATCAGCAGCTCCTAACAGCCAAAGCcccgcctctccctgccccctggcccagccccacccccaattcCTGCCAGacaaagccccaccccaccctgcccacctggcccagccccgcccccaattcCTGCCAGGAAAagccccgcccctccctgcccacctggcccagccccgcccccaattcCTGCCAGGAaaagccccacccctccctgcccacctggcccagccccgcccccaattcCTGCCAGGaaaagccccaccccaccctgcccacctggcccagccccgcccccaattcCTGCCAGGAAAagccccaccctgcccacctGGCAAGGCCCTACCCTCAATTGCCGCAAGGCaaagctctgcccctccctgtccACCTGGCACAGCCCttccctggccctgctccctTGCCATGCCCTGCTCCCAACTTCCCAGGAAAAGCCCTGCCCTGCCAGAGGCCTGATATTCAGGAGGGGGATTCCCCACCCCGCAGGCCGTGCGTTAACACCCTGCATCCTTTCCGTGTTGCCAGGGGGACTTTGCTCAGGCCTCCCAGCACCTGTGGACGGGCCTGAAGGCCCTGGGCCGCCCGCTCCCCACCTCCAACTTCGACCTGGCCTGCAGCCTCATGTGGAACCTCATCCGCCACCTGCTGCAGCGTCTCTGGGTGGGGCGCTGGCTggccgggcgggcgggcggcttCCGGCGGGACAGCGAGCTGAAGGCTGACGTGCGCAAGAGCGCCCGCGATGCCGCCCTGGTCTACCACAAGTTGCATCAGCTGCACATGACAGGTAGGGGGCACCTGCGGGCCTTGAGGGGGCTGTGATTACTGGGGGTTGGGCCAGAGGGATCCGGTCCCCCTTGGCGGCTGGAGGGGGGATTTGGGTTGAATATGTGGttgccccatccctgagcaggTGCTGTGCCAGCCTTTCACTCAGCTGTGCCTgtgcccctcagccccgccccgcagctccccgccccaccccccgctATTCCAGCCCGTGCCGTGCACGGGGGAGTGGCACGAGCTCTCCAGCTGCTACCCCCCTTCCTCCCGCTCGCTCTGCGGGTGACCTGAGCCCGGTGTGAGCCCCCCAGTGCCAGGCTGATGTCCCACATCCCCTCGCCCGCAGGGAAGCACGTCGGGGGCCATCTCTCCGGCATCAACATGGCGCTGAGCGCCGTCAACCTGGCTGAGTGCGCCAGCAACACCGTCTCCGTGGCGACGCTGGCCGAGATCTATGTGGCCGCCGCGCTTCGCGTGAAGACCAGCCTTCACCGGCGTGTCCACTTCCTGGCGGTAAGGATGGCTCGGGGGTGGGGCTTGGCTCAGGGGAGGCGGGGCTCCTCCATGCCCCGCCCTCCCAGATTGCGAACACCAGCCCAGACCCACCCGCTGGGCTCCTTCTAGAGGGGACGCTACAGGAAGCATTCCCCGCAGTCAGAAACCCTCCTACTGCTTGGGGCTGCCtggggcccatctagcctggcaCCCCAGCACCACCTGCCAGGAACCTATCCAGCCTGGTAGCCGCACTGGGCCCATGCAGCTTGGTATCGCCCCTCCCAACCTTCCTGCTGCCTCAGACCCACCCCTAGAGCTGGCTGCCAGCTCTGGCCATGGCACTCTGCCCAGACAGCACCATCCTGCCTGGCTGCCCCTGGGGCCATGCAGCCTGGGCTCGGCCCCATCTCTCCCAGAGGGGCTGAGCCGTGTCTCTGCCCTCGCAGCGCCCCTtcctgtgcagcgcccggcaggTGTCCCTGTCGCACAGCGGCACCGTGCCCCCGGCCATGCAGTGGCTGTGCCACCCTGTGGGCCATCGCTTCTTCGTCGATGGAGACTGGTCTCTGAAGGGCACCCCGAGGGACAGTATCTACAGCTCCACCAGCAACCTAGGTACCTGTCTCCCCACGTCTCACTGCCCAGCTCCGTCTCTGCGTGGCACCAGACGAGGACTGTGCCCGCATTCCCCATActcagctctgccgatgcccccaatcccgacccacagctgCACCCGGGGTTCACCTGCGGCTCTGCCGACGCCCTTCGCCCCTGAGGCATAGACGCTGTGGCCTCTGTCTCCAGGAAAAGTGGGTCTCCGTCAGTTGACCTAAAGTGGGcccttgcctgccctgcccttggcaTCAGGGTTGCTGGGCGCcctgccaggctccagcctgcCCCTGGCCTTTATTAACACCGTGGTGCCTGGACCCCTGTGCAGCTCTGTGCCTGGCAAGGGCTCTGGGGTCTGGAGACCCAGCGTTTGGGCTCCAGTGCCCATGGTGGACACAGGGCCCCTCAGCTGGCTCCTCCCCCTAGCCAGGACGCTcatcctccccccaacccaacTAACAGGCCTCTCTTGGCGCTTCCCATGGGGCCCAGTGGACCCCCTGGCTCAGGTGACCCAGCTGTTCCGTGAGCACCTGCTGGAGAAGGCCCTGTGCTGTGTAGCCATGCCGGACCCCAACCCGCCAGCGGCCCACAGAGAAAGGTAAGTACCAGCCGTGGGGCCCAGAGCAGGGATGCACCCAGCCTGCCAGCTCCTGGCTTCCTCCCAgcctgcagcaccctgccagcgACCACTCAGTCCCCGTCCTGCAGGGATGTGGCCCAAGCACCCACCTGAGGGTCATGCCTGGTGGTCCCTCCCGCCAATGGCATTGCGCCCCCAGCAGGGCCCTGAGCACCTCgtccctgctgccagccctcaTCACCCAAGGCCCAGCTGCGCCCCGCAGCACCTCAAatttctggggtgggggctgggacccaggatgGTTCGCTCTCCTGGCAGCCGTCCCTAACTGCTCCTCTTCCCCTCGGCCCCAGGGAGTTCTCCGATGCCCTGGAGTACTTGCAGCTGCTGAACGGCTGCTCGGACACCGCCGGCACCCCCAGCTGCACCCTCTCCATCAGCTCCGGCATGGCAGCCAGCACAGGTGAGGCCATCGCTGACCGGTgcggatgggggcaggggagaggggcccGGAGCCTGGCACGTGGCCTGGGGCCTGCCGCTGAGAGGAAGGGCTATAGCTGCAGTTGGGGCTCTGCATGGGCAACTTCCAGGAGCACGCGGCACCCGGGGTGTCCAGGCCAAGGTGGGCGTAGTGACCTAGGGGGGCTGTGAAAGGTACTGGCTGGAGATCCAAGGTGGGGCAAGTGGGTatgggattggggtggggggcatctgggggtgggggggtgggggtcggcCAGGGCAGGCGAGTGTCTGTTCCTCGCCGTGATAGGCTGGCTGATGCCATCGGTCCTGTGTACCCCGCTCACAGGCAGTGACCCCGTTGCCAAGTGGTGGGCGTCCATCGTCGCTGTGGCGATTCACTGGCTGCAGGGGGACGATGAGGCGGCCGAACGGCTGTACCCACTGGTGGAGACCATGCCGAGGGCCCTGCAGGTGTCAGAGTGAGTGtctgcaggggtgagggggtgcaTCGCTGGGATGGGAACGGCACCCCCTTGGCACAGCGCTGAGCTCTGCAAGGGAAATGGGCCAGGGATCTCGGGGTTGGGGGGGTGACAGTGTCATGTGATCAGCTGGGCAGTCACATGATCTCCAAAAGGGGGTGCCCATTGCATCTCAGGGAGCCAGCTTTGGGGGTGAGGCCAAGAGACGGGGCAGCATTGAACAGGGGTCGGttatccctgccccacccctcagtGGTGGGAGACCCCAGCTGGGGGTACCATGATGACCGTTTCCCTCTCCGCTCATGTAGGAAGACCCTGCCCAGGGCTGCGCTGCACTCCTTTAAGGCCGTGCGGGCCCTGCTGGGGAAGCAGGACAGCAGCCAGGCCAGCCTGGGCCAGTGCGAGAAAGCCAGCGGCTACCTGCGGGACAGCCTGGGTCTCAGCTCGCCCGCCACTGGCACCCTTGACAAGGTGAGTCCCTGGCCTGTTCCCTGTGGCCTCGGTAGGGGGGTGGGTGTGACCACGGACTGTTCTCAGCCGTGTAACCGGACTCTCCCCTAACATGCACTGCATCCACTAAAagacagccacctctggggcgaaGCACACAGCGCTCCAGGAAGCAGGTGCCGTATGCAGCGGAGCCATCTGGCTCCCTCAGGTCATGCATCCAGACGTCCCTGGGGCCCGGCACACCGGACACACACCTCTGCAGGAAGGGACCATCCAGAGGGGCGCAGCGCAGTGGCCGCAGCTGTGGTGCATTGTAGTTGCATTGCATGTGTGAGAATAGGTGTGCAATGCCCCTGCAGTGCAGCCCAGATGGGGCTTCTTCCAGCACCGAGCACCAGCCAGCAGCAAGGGGCCAGGGCAGCGGTGCCCCTGCTGGGCACTGGAGAGGGCTGCTGTCCAGCACCAAGCACCGGCCCTGGCAGACCCCAGGGAGACACCCCCAAACTGTAATTCCCTCGCACCAGCCATGGCCTCTCAACGGGGCATCACCGTAGCCACCAAGGAATTTGTAAAGGTGGGACCCAGATGGGCCAacctgctccatggcaccatggtgggagggtgggggagggtcagGCCCAATCTCCCTGGGCCACGCCTGCTCCCGGTAGTGTCTCTGTGGGTGCAGCCCTGGGTGGCATCTGTGTCCCACACAGTCTGTCCCTCCCCCTCACTGgcgcctctctctccccccaggcaGTTCAGCTCCTCCTGTGCGATCTGCTCCTGGTGACCCGCACCAACGTGTGGCAGCAGCAGATGAATGTGAGCCAGCACCTGAGCTGTGTCTACCAGGCCTCGGCCCTCGAGCTGCGGGGCTTCCAGCAGGATCTGAGTAGCCTGCGGCGCCTGGCCCAGGCCTTCCGGCCAGCCATGCGCCGGGTGAGCCCTGGGGTGAGgggcttgcggggggggggggggtctgcttCCCCACTCTGCTGAGCACATGCTTCCCACCGTGATCTGAGGTCCCGTGGCTGGCATTGTGCCAGAGCATGGGGATGGGGTCAAAGTCCTGGGGTGCAGACTCTCCCTGGGGGCTGGGCGGGCGCAGGGCTGTCCAGAGGCTGACTGTCTATGTGGGCTGCTCCCCAGGTGTTCCTGCATGAAGCCACTGCCAGGCTgatggccagagccagccccaccaGGACCCACCAGCTGCTGGACCGCAGCCTGCGCAGGAGAGGGGCTCAGAGCAGCAAAGAAGGTGAAGGGGGAGCCTGTGGCCCAGGTGGTCTGGAGGCAGCAGGGGGAAGGGTGCCCAGATTGCCTTCTGCCCCCCAAtctggggggctctgctgggctagcagggaccagggcatgtgcccagccctgccctggggctagGAGGAGGATGCAGCCTCCATGGCCCTGTCTGCCCTGGGACTGCCAAGCGGTGCCAGCCGGGGGGCTGTATGGCCGCCCCTTATGAGAGGGGTTGAGACCCAGCAGCTCATGACATGGAGAAGTCCCACCAGGTTAGGGCATGGGTGGGactggcgggctgggctgagggCTGCGTGCCCCAGTGGCAGCAGATGGACCCAATTCAGCCTACTTTGTGCAGGGCTGCGGGGGGCCAGCCCCAGGCCAGTCCAGGGTGTAGGGATCAGCAAGGTTCCCCAGTGTGTGGCTGGCAGGGCTCACGCTCGAACAGGTGCTGGGACCCCGGGGGCGAggggcaggaccaatccccccgTCCGTCTTTGCACGTCCCCCTCTGCAACGGGCGCGTGATCGTGGACTGGGCCTTCCCCTGCACGGCCCTGTCCCTCCTCTTGGGCCCCTCTGTCCATGCTGGCGGCCAGCACTGAACCAGCTGGGCCCTCTGTTTGCTCTTGCAGCCGGCGAGCCGGAGAGCCACCCCACCCCACGGGAGCACGCTGAGGCCCTGCTGCTGGCTTGCTGCTACCTCCCGCCCAGCTTCCTCTCTGCGCCAGGCCAGCGTGTGGGCATGCTGGCCGAGGCCGCCCGCACCCTGGAGAAGCTTGGCGACAAACGGACACTCCATGACTGCCAGCAGATGATCATCAAACTGGGCAGCGGCACCACGGTCACCACCGGATAGCGCTGTGGCCAGAGAGCCGTGGACAGTGGGGATGGGAAGGCCACTGCTCCGATGGGACTGATCCAGTAATACCTGGCCCAGCTTGAGCTGCTCCATCAGGGCTGCTGTGCTGTGTCGTGGGCAATGTGTCTCTGCTTAATTGGCAGGAGTGTTAGTCATtactgctgggaggggctgggagccaggactcctgggttctattcctgactctcttctctg
The Lepidochelys kempii isolate rLepKem1 chromosome 10, rLepKem1.hap2, whole genome shotgun sequence DNA segment above includes these coding regions:
- the SREBF1 gene encoding sterol regulatory element-binding protein 1 isoform X3 encodes the protein MECTFEDMLQLINTQDNEFPGLFDSSFDAPAAPMPEASTPVGLPSTAGSLDSYLGPSQALPSAPMSMYQVPPPLQSISPQPQLRAGPGLTVAPSPASDIKEEPMALSASQPQPPPQPQQGVMTAQSFVPASQGQFTAQPLLGYQNQHGFTAVQPGGAPQSPARLPHSSPQMQPVTLQAHVQNISPQQLLAAATPGTSQAVSSQIQQVPVLLQPHFFKAESLFLTAVKTDVSGAKTSSHTSLATTAAVQSAPLQVPTLVSGGTILATVPLMVDADKLPINRLVASGKPAFVQNKGEKRTAHNAIEKRYRSSINDRIMELKDLVVGSEAKMNKSAILRKAIDYIRFLRQSNQKLKQENVALRMAAQKNKSLKDLVSTCRGKPDVPMEEIKPEMMDMLTPPPSDVGSPSHSSPLSLSSGSSSDSEPDSPLFEETKGKEEQQLSTGSLGMLDRSRMALCAFVFLCLSFNPLASLLRGTSPEGAPESGAFPGPGRTIMGKPDSIDEASGWPTLIFWLLNVLVVLGAFVRLFIYGEPVTRPHSESSILFWRHRKQADLDLARGDFAQASQHLWTGLKALGRPLPTSNFDLACSLMWNLIRHLLQRLWVGRWLAGRAGGFRRDSELKADVRKSARDAALVYHKLHQLHMTGKHVGGHLSGINMALSAVNLAECASNTVSVATLAEIYVAAALRVKTSLHRRVHFLARPFLCSARQVSLSHSGTVPPAMQWLCHPVGHRFFVDGDWSLKGTPRDSIYSSTSNLVDPLAQVTQLFREHLLEKALCCVAMPDPNPPAAHREREFSDALEYLQLLNGCSDTAGTPSCTLSISSGMAASTGSDPVAKWWASIVAVAIHWLQGDDEAAERLYPLVETMPRALQVSEKTLPRAALHSFKAVRALLGKQDSSQASLGQCEKASGYLRDSLGLSSPATGTLDKAVQLLLCDLLLVTRTNVWQQQMNVSQHLSCVYQASALELRGFQQDLSSLRRLAQAFRPAMRRVFLHEATARLMARASPTRTHQLLDRSLRRRGAQSSKEAGEPESHPTPREHAEALLLACCYLPPSFLSAPGQRVGMLAEAARTLEKLGDKRTLHDCQQMIIKLGSGTTVTTG
- the SREBF1 gene encoding sterol regulatory element-binding protein 1 isoform X1; the protein is MTSLGFDDTSLDSLDPSLTLQESSEIATALLSDIDDMLQLINTQDNEFPGLFDSSFDAPAAPMPEASTPVGLPSTAGSLDSYLGPSQALPSAPMSMYQVPPPLQSISPQPQLRAGPGLTVAPSPASDIKEEPMALSASQPQPPPQPQQGVMTAQSFVPASQGQFTAQPLLGYQNQHGFTAVQPGGAPQSPARLPHSSPQMQPVTLQAHVQNISPQQLLAAATPGTSQAVSSQIQQVPVLLQPHFFKAESLFLTAVKTDVSGAKTSSHTSLATTAAVQSAPLQVPTLVSGGTILATVPLMVDADKLPINRLVASGKPAFVQNKGEKRTAHNAIEKRYRSSINDRIMELKDLVVGSEAKMNKSAILRKAIDYIRFLRQSNQKLKQENVALRMAAQKNKSLKDLVSTCRGKPDVPMEEIKPEMMDMLTPPPSDVGSPSHSSPLSLSSGSSSDSEPDSPLFEETKGKEEQQLSTGSLGMLDRSRMALCAFVFLCLSFNPLASLLRGTSPEGAPESGAFPGPGRTIMGKPDSIDEASGWPTLIFWLLNVLVVLGAFVRLFIYGEPVTRPHSESSILFWRHRKQADLDLARGDFAQASQHLWTGLKALGRPLPTSNFDLACSLMWNLIRHLLQRLWVGRWLAGRAGGFRRDSELKADVRKSARDAALVYHKLHQLHMTGKHVGGHLSGINMALSAVNLAECASNTVSVATLAEIYVAAALRVKTSLHRRVHFLARPFLCSARQVSLSHSGTVPPAMQWLCHPVGHRFFVDGDWSLKGTPRDSIYSSTSNLVDPLAQVTQLFREHLLEKALCCVAMPDPNPPAAHREREFSDALEYLQLLNGCSDTAGTPSCTLSISSGMAASTGSDPVAKWWASIVAVAIHWLQGDDEAAERLYPLVETMPRALQVSEKTLPRAALHSFKAVRALLGKQDSSQASLGQCEKASGYLRDSLGLSSPATGTLDKAVQLLLCDLLLVTRTNVWQQQMNVSQHLSCVYQASALELRGFQQDLSSLRRLAQAFRPAMRRVFLHEATARLMARASPTRTHQLLDRSLRRRGAQSSKEAGEPESHPTPREHAEALLLACCYLPPSFLSAPGQRVGMLAEAARTLEKLGDKRTLHDCQQMIIKLGSGTTVTTG
- the SREBF1 gene encoding sterol regulatory element-binding protein 1 isoform X2, with translation MTSLGFDDTSLDSLDPSLTLQESSEIATALLSDIDDMLQLINTQDNEFPGLFDSSFDAPAAPMPEASTPVGLPSTAGSLDSYLGPSQALPSAPMSMYQVPPPLQSISPQPQLRAGPGLTVAPSPASDIKEEPMALSASQPQPPPQPQQGVMTAQSFVPASQGQFTAQPLLGYQNQHGFTVQPGGAPQSPARLPHSSPQMQPVTLQAHVQNISPQQLLAAATPGTSQAVSSQIQQVPVLLQPHFFKAESLFLTAVKTDVSGAKTSSHTSLATTAAVQSAPLQVPTLVSGGTILATVPLMVDADKLPINRLVASGKPAFVQNKGEKRTAHNAIEKRYRSSINDRIMELKDLVVGSEAKMNKSAILRKAIDYIRFLRQSNQKLKQENVALRMAAQKNKSLKDLVSTCRGKPDVPMEEIKPEMMDMLTPPPSDVGSPSHSSPLSLSSGSSSDSEPDSPLFEETKGKEEQQLSTGSLGMLDRSRMALCAFVFLCLSFNPLASLLRGTSPEGAPESGAFPGPGRTIMGKPDSIDEASGWPTLIFWLLNVLVVLGAFVRLFIYGEPVTRPHSESSILFWRHRKQADLDLARGDFAQASQHLWTGLKALGRPLPTSNFDLACSLMWNLIRHLLQRLWVGRWLAGRAGGFRRDSELKADVRKSARDAALVYHKLHQLHMTGKHVGGHLSGINMALSAVNLAECASNTVSVATLAEIYVAAALRVKTSLHRRVHFLARPFLCSARQVSLSHSGTVPPAMQWLCHPVGHRFFVDGDWSLKGTPRDSIYSSTSNLVDPLAQVTQLFREHLLEKALCCVAMPDPNPPAAHREREFSDALEYLQLLNGCSDTAGTPSCTLSISSGMAASTGSDPVAKWWASIVAVAIHWLQGDDEAAERLYPLVETMPRALQVSEKTLPRAALHSFKAVRALLGKQDSSQASLGQCEKASGYLRDSLGLSSPATGTLDKAVQLLLCDLLLVTRTNVWQQQMNVSQHLSCVYQASALELRGFQQDLSSLRRLAQAFRPAMRRVFLHEATARLMARASPTRTHQLLDRSLRRRGAQSSKEAGEPESHPTPREHAEALLLACCYLPPSFLSAPGQRVGMLAEAARTLEKLGDKRTLHDCQQMIIKLGSGTTVTTG